A window of the Podospora bellae-mahoneyi strain CBS 112042 chromosome 6, whole genome shotgun sequence genome harbors these coding sequences:
- a CDS encoding hypothetical protein (EggNog:ENOG503NVX0; COG:Q): MGATPVSVAHTTYNPDAVYLSWEVDGKFFGDGREVALLEYIYARPDLEKLRGNPQKVLQAIDDYGRSVRGLINIGSMKGSIVCDIIARHRPAVVLELGGYIGYSAIMFGHAMRQAGGKQYYSVEKSPLFAAVATSLIDLAGLRDNVRVVVGTGAEGTRRLYDEGKISRVDMAFFDHFKPAYTDDLKLCERLGVVGPGTLIVADNMVLPGNPRYLEWVHASVERKREMDKAAAEKGNPNLQYRNQSISSWEPSGQEDAMEITECYGIEE, from the exons ATGGGTGCCACTCCAGTTTCCGTGGCACACACCACGTACAACCCTGACGCCGTCTACCTCTCATGGGAAGTGGACGGGAAATTC TTCGGCGATGGGCGTGAAGTTGCCCTCCTCGAGTACATCTACGCCCGGCCGGATCTTGAGAAGCTGAGAGGCAACCCCCAGAAGGTTCTGCAAGCCATCGACGATTACGGTCGGTCCGTCAGAGGTCTGATCAACATCGGGTCCATGAAAGGGTCCATCGTTTGCGACATTATCGCTAGACACAGACCTGCAGTGGTACTCGAACTGGGTGGTTACATTGGATACTCGGCCATTATGTTTGGACATGCCATGAGACAGGCTGGTGGAAAGCAGTACTACAGTGTCGAGAAGAGTCCTCTCTTTGCTGCTGTAGCCACAAGCTTGATTGACCTCGCCGGCCTCAGAGACAATGTcagggttgtggttgggaCGGGGGCGGAAGGCACTCGGCGCTTGTATGACGAAGGGAAGATTTCTCGTGTCGATATGGCCTTCTTCGACCACTTCAAGCCAGCCTACACTGATGACCTCAAGCTATGTGAGCGGCTCGGTGTCGTAGGGCCGGGGACCCTGATTGTGGCGGACAATATGGTGCTACCAGGGAACCCGCGTTATCTCGAGTGGGTGCATGCAAGTGTGGAAAGGAAGCGCGAGATGGACAAGGCGGCGGCCGAAAAGGGAAACCCAAACCTGCAGTATCGCAACCAATCTATCTCCAGTTGGGAACCATCTGGGCAGGAGGACGCGATGGAGATCACGGAATGCTATGGTATCGAGGAGTAG
- a CDS encoding hypothetical protein (CAZy:AA1; EggNog:ENOG503NVU0; COG:Q) — protein sequence MMSTGVAPEMTNILINGTGQFGWGPKPEKYTIWLDEGQAHMLILVNTAVDTTFVFSIDNHTLEVIEADFVPIKPYNTTHIKIGIGQRYHVLVHGHENGFKTERYGNYWMRATPARKCSKFAFGPDEQMGIVRYNRTMPPRGWQDPLSEPSLYDTMCADEPYDKLVPWRPWTVGDPVNIDPKVENPYTLPNNSQYIFNVGMISSGGPNSSMPYIPNDKAYTRWMMHEAPFRINFSDPTLLALDRINELIDKPYLDVVTLPNATDDQWVWMVITAPDKIPQEGGRIFFPAAHPMHLHGHDFALLRQSNKNWYDDSEIGHEGEGRWFTPDKLNCRNDKLKCDNPPRRDVVLLPATGYVIIAFKADNPGIWILHCHIAFHASSGLAIQIIENKERIPEILGRHGGREAIEESCESWRAWQSNPINHWDWHHPDHFQDDSGV from the exons ATGATGTCAACCGGTGTCGCTCCTGAAATGACAAATATCCTGATCAATGGCACTGGCCAGTTCGGTTGGGGCCCCAAGCCAGAAAAGTACACCATCTGGCTTGACGAAGGACAGGCGCACATGTTGATCTTGGTCAATACCGCTGTTGATACCACCTTTGTTTTTTCTATTGACAACCACACCTTGGAGGTCATTGAGGCGGACTTTGTTCCCATCAAGCCGTACAACACGACACACATCAAGATTGGGATCG GCCAGCGCTACCATGTTCTTGTCCATGGACACGAAAATGGGTTTAAGACCGAGAGATACGGCAACTACTGGATGAGAGCAACCCCTGCTCGAAAGTGCTCCAAGTTTGCGTTCGGTCCGGACGAGCAAATGGGCATTGTTCGGTACAACAGGACCATGCCGCCCAGGGGCTGGCAAGACCCTCTCTCGGAGCCGTCTCTGTACGATACCATGTGTGCGGATGAGCCCTATGACAAGTTGGTGCCCTGGAGGCCGTGGACAGTGGGCGATCCTGTCAATATCG ATCCCAAGGTTGAAAACCCGTACACGCTCCCGAACAACTCACAGTACATCTTCAACGTCGGTATGATCAGCTCTGGCGGACCTAACAGCTCCATGCCGTACATCCCTAACGACAAAGCATAT ACCCGCTGGATGATGCACGAAGCCCCCTTTCGCATCAACTTTTCCGACccaaccctcctcgcccttgaTCGCATCAATGAGCTCATCGACAAGCCCTACCTTGACGTGGTCACACTCCCCAATGCCACCGATGACCAATGGGTCTGGATGGTAATCACGGCCCCAGACAAGATCCCGCAGGAAGGTGGTAGAATCTTCTTCCCTGCTGCTCACCCCATGCACTTGCACGGTCACGACTTTGCCCTGCTGAGGCAGAGCAACAAGAACTGGTATGATGACTCGGAGATTGGCcatgaaggggaggggagatggtTCACGCCGGATAAGCTGAATTGCCGGAATGACAAGTTAAAGTGTGATAACCCGCCTAGGAGGGATgtggtgctgttgccggCGACGGGGTATGTGATTATTGCTTTCAAGGCGGACAATCCGGG AATCTGGATTTTACATTGTCATATCGCCTTCCATGCCTCGTCCGGGTTGGCGATTCAGATTATTGAGAACAAGGAGAGGATCCCCgagattttggggaggcACGGGGGCAGGGAGGCGATTGAGGAGAGCTGTGAGAGCTGGAGGGCGTGGCAGAGCAATCCGATTAATCATTGGGATTGGCATCATCCGGACCATTTTCAGGATGATAGTGGTGTTTGA
- a CDS encoding hypothetical protein (EggNog:ENOG503P0M3; COG:E), with translation MISWERGDVVLIDNYAVQHAREPWTGDRKLLASLWDDAEVPPAA, from the exons ATGATTagctgggagaggggggatgtggtgttgattgAT AATTACGCCGTGCAGCATGCCAGGGAGCCATGGACGGGAGATAGGAAGCTGTTGGCTAGTTTGTGGGATGACGCAGAGGTACCGCCGGCGGCATAA
- a CDS encoding hypothetical protein (EggNog:ENOG503P0M3; COG:E) yields the protein MGTVDILRPAHYEPSVDLPAPYPPSSQFPYSLSRTDQTSSIDDVVSEIKKLTASGEIRSLLNKHGAIYFQNLNLKSADEFSQFAHAFGFAPHEDIGNPVRRTVLAPNVATANEGPNTMPIFPHNEFGLSPHFPSYVFFYCAEAPETGGETPLNPSSPLLAHLTTHRPAFISSLRRLGLKYQLFHPSHQPTNSPGTTPLQAYGRTVLDTDPIDIIRSKVEAEVRRLPTAKWEWENISPDNQLGDLRVWQVLPGIRTHPHTGEEMFFNNCVSRFLNAIREGTLEHPYRNGRGEYIPPCFVSFGRR from the exons ATGGGAACCGTTGATATCCTTCGACCAGCTCACTACGAGCCATCAGTTGATCTCCCTGCTCCCTacccaccatcttcacagTTCCCCTATTCGCTCAGCAGAACAGATCAAACCTCTTCAATAGACGATGTTGTTTCCGAAATCAAGAAGCTCACAGCCTCTGGTGAAATCAGGTCGTTGCTGAACAAACACGGCGCAATCTACttccaaaacctcaacctcaaatcCGCAGATGAGTTCTCCCAATTCGCCCACGCCTTTGGCTTCGCACCGCATGAAGACATTGGCAACCCAGTCCGCCGAACAGTTCTCGCTCCGAACGTAGCAACAGCAAACGAAGGCCCAAACACCATGCCAATTTTTCCTCACAACGAGTTTGGACTAAGCCCACACTTTCCCTCTTATGTGTTCTTCTACTGTGCTGAGGCCCCAGAGACTG GAGGCgaaacccccctcaacccctcctcccccctcctcgcccacctcACAACCCACCGCCCCGCATTCATCTCTTCCCTCCGCCGTCTCGGCCTGAAATACCaactcttccacccctcccaccaacccacaaaCTCCCCGggcacaacccccctccaagcctACGGCCGAACTGTTCTCGACACCGACCCCATTGACATCATCCGCTCAAaagtcgaggccgaggtcCGCCGCCTACCGACAGCAAAATGGGAATGGGAGAATATTTCCCCTGACAACCAACTCGGAGACCTGAGAGTGTGGCAGGTGCTACCCGGGATAAGGACCCATCCGCACAcaggggaggagatgtttTTTAATAATTGCGTTTCGAGGTTTCTAAACGCGATAAGGGAGGGGACGTTGGAACATCCGTATaggaatgggaggggggagtatATTCCACCTTGTTTTGTGAGTTTTGGCAGGCGATGA
- a CDS encoding hypothetical protein (EggNog:ENOG503NX2T; COG:S) — protein sequence MSTAEQDQKVINDGAVIESQGEQTKPVSWFTRWYRSPLFNVIIVGLISFTQPGIWTALNNTGAGGQQEPYLVNASNSLTFGIMVFGCPLFGILANKIGVKKVLIIGTLGYAPYSASLYVNNRYGTEWFVLFGGVTCGIAASALWASEGAIALGYGDIKDRGKFTGIWLGLRELGQLIGSSIQMSLNAGKDSSTRGKVGYTTYLVLIALQCLGLPLSFLLSPPQKVIRSDGTSPRDPTIGKTFREETRKIWALMKRKQMYLLIPILVGFQWNTTYLGIYMTKYFSVRARALGSLTAGIAATFANIFWGWFYDLKCFSRPTLAKICWASFVVLMLGSFGWQVSNEKLYGDSNPRITLDWDLPGFGRGFASMVMLRFLNESHYMFVYWIVGAFFDDIETLTLAVSIVRTFESVGSCISFGIGAAKVPPMVNLVISFAMFGFTIPATSAVVFMVPERPIDLRKVEAGGISEGETGSVGASEDSDEKRAVKA from the exons ATGTCCACCGCCGAGCAGGACCAAAAAGTTATCAACGATGGGGCCGTGATCGAGTCCCAAGGCGAGCAGACGAAACCTGTTTCGTGGTTCACGAGATGGTATCGCAGTCCTCTGTTCAACGTCATCATTGTCGGTCTCATCTCTTTTACCCAACCCGGTATTTGGACTGCCCTGAACAACACAGGCGCTGGCGGTCAGCAAGAACCCTACCTTGTCAACGCCTCCAACTCTCTGACTTTCGG TATCATGGTCTTCGGCTGCCCCCTCTTCGGAATTCTCGCCAACAAAATCGGCGTCAAAAaggtcctcatcatcggtACCCTCGGTTACGCCCCCTACTCGGCCTCGCTCTACGTCAACAACCGCTACGGCACGGAATGGTTCGTCCTCTTCGGCGGCGTAACCTGCGGCATCGCCGCCTCTGCCCTCTGGGCCTCGGAAGGCGCCATCGCCCTCGGCTACGGCGACATCAAAGACCGGGGCAAGTTCACCGGCATCTGGCTCGGCCTCCGCGAACTCGGCCAGCTCATCGGCTCCTCCATCCAAATGTCTCTCAACGCGGGCAAGGACTCGTCCACAAGAGGCAAAGTAGGATACACCACCtacctcgtcctcatcgccctccaaTGCCTCGGTCTCCCATTATCTTTCCTGTTATCCCCACCCCAAAAGGTCATCCGAAGCGACGGGACATCCCCAAGAGACCCAACCATAGGCAAGACCTTCCGGGAAGAAACCCGCAAGATCTGGGCGTTGATGAAGCGCAAGCAAATGTACCttctcatccccatcctcgtcGGCTTCCAATGGAACACGACCTACCTCGGGATCTACATGACGAAATACTTCTCCGTCCGCGCCCGCGCCCTCGGCTCTCTCACCGCCGGCATCGCCGCCACATTCGCCAACAtcttttgggggtggttctACGACCTGAAATGCTTCTCCCGTCCAACCCTCGCCAAGATCTGCTGGGCTTCCTTTGTTGTTCTCATGCTTGGGTCATTCGGCTGGCAGGTCTCCAACGAGAAGTTGTACGGCGACTCCAACCCCCGCATCACCCTCGACTGGGACCTCCCCGGGTTCGGGAGGGGTTTCGCCAGCATGGTCATGCTCCGGTTCTTGAACGAGAGCCACTACATGTTTGTGTACTGGATCGTGGGGGCCTTCTTTGACGACATCGAGACTCTGACGCTGGCGGTGAGCATTGTCCGGACGTTTGAGAGCGTGGGGTCTTGCATTTCGTTTGGTATCGGTGCTGCTAAGGTGCCGCCTATGGTCAACCTCGTCATCTCGTTTGCCATGTTTGGGTTCACCATTCCGGCGAcgtcggcggtggtgtttatGGTGCCGGAGAGGCCGATTGACTTGCGCAAGGTTGAGGCTGGTGGGATTTCGGAGGGTGAGACTGGCAGTGTGGGTGCGAGTGAGGATTCTGATGAGAAGAGGGCTGTCAAGGCTTGA
- a CDS encoding hypothetical protein (EggNog:ENOG503P34R; COG:S), which translates to MAVCAAVRTAFRRQIQNLEKFRQRRPHSSKVNGAKPIQSAQQQAPITPPAKIQPPPLWLRLGPLTRAAQAYGRTHQKRPYTTQILTSLFIFLCGDISAQSIGGDEHDFGRTARALFIGGTSSVPSYLWVVYLSNSFNFASRALSIAARVAVNQIVFAPLFNTYFFGTQAVLSGASPSEIWERLVKTVPPSIANSVKLWPAVMAINFAFVPLPFRSMFSGTVAVGWQTYLSWLNKKAEESIAAEAEAAAVATVGKVEEVAASAIAKAAA; encoded by the exons ATGGCAGTGTGCGCCGCCGTCAGAACAGCCTTCCGCAGGCAGATCCAGAACCTCGAAAAGTTCCGACAACGCCGACCACACTCCTCGAAAGTCAATGGAGCGAAACCAATTCAGAGCGCGCAGCAACAAGCTCCGATCACACCGCCCGCGAAgatccaacctccccctctctgGCTCAGGCTCGGGCCGTTGACGAGAGCAGCTCAGGCGTACGGACGAACGCACCAGAAGCGCCCATATACGACACAGATATTGACCTCGCTGTTTATCTTCCTGTGCGGCGACATCTCGGCGCAAAGTATTGGTGGAGACGAACATGACTTCGGGCGGACGGCGCGAGCGCTATTCATCGGTGGAACATCGTCGGTGCCATCATATCTTTG GGTGGTTTACCTGTCGAACAGCTTCAACTTTGCGTCGCGAGCTCTCTCGATAGCAGCGAGAGTTGCCGTTAACCAAATCGTGTTTGCGCCACTGTTCAATACGTACTTCTTTGGCACACAGGCTGTGTTGTCTGGGGCGTCGCCTTCCGAGATCTGGGAACGCCTTGTGAAGACTGTCCCACCGAGCATCGCGAATTCCGTCAAGCTATGGCCGGCTGTTATGGCCATCAACTTCGCCTTCGTACCTCTGCCATTCCGTTCCATGTTCAGCGGGACTGTAGCGGTGGGCTGGCAAACGTATCTGAGCTGGCTGAACAAGAAAGCCGAGGAGAGCATCGCGGcggaagcagaagcagcagcagtagcaacAGTGGGGAAAGTAGAAGAGGTTGCTGCGTCGGCTATTGCCAAAGCCGCGGCGTGA
- the URA9 gene encoding Dihydroorotate dehydrogenase (quinone), mitochondrial (BUSCO:EOG092624RX; EggNog:ENOG503NXFM; COG:F), whose product MASPFLRTRHTLSSVLRPLARNPTPRINHAVPRRPASTASSSSGGSSAKTVAISTALGTAAVLGYYYATDTRASFHKYLVPRVIRVLFPDAEDAHHAGTAALKALYSVGLHPRERVQDGDATGAKPLAVNVFGVELSNPIGISAGLDKDAEIPDPLFALGAGVVEVGGITPLPQEGNPKPRVFRVVSTDGLINRYGLNSKGADAVAAHLRERLRTFARSIGFTEKEMLDGAAGVPVGSLKDGRLLCVQIAKNKKTDEKDVEAVKKDYVTCVNRLAPYADVLVVNVSSPNTPGLRDLQATGPLTALLSAVVEEAQKTKRKIKPRVMVKVSPDEDDDSQMEGVVQAVWMSGVDGVIVGNTTKKRTGLVPKGVRLTSQEQKNIMEDGGYSGPALFNQTLNLVGRYRKMLDNYSLKTEGLGDAFNKNQKVIFATGGITNGDEALKVLNAGASVAMVYTGMVYGGSGTITRIKNEMREKLAIEDKKQ is encoded by the coding sequence ATGGCTAGCCCCTTTCTACGAACGAGGCATACCCTCTCCTCTGTCCTCCGACCCCTTGCACGGAATCCCACCCCGAGAATCAACCATGCCGTCCCTCGTCGCCCCGCCTCGactgcttcctcctcctccggtgGCTCCAGCGCAAAGACAGTAGCTATCAGCACCGCCCTCGGTACTGCCGCCGTTCTCGGATACTACTACGCAACCGACACTCGTGCCTCCTTCCACAAATACCTCGTCCCCCGCGTCATCCGCGTTCTCTTCCCCGACGCCGAAGACGCCCACCACGCCGGCACCGCTGCCCTCAAAGCCCTCTACTCCGTCGGTCTCCATCCCCGCGAGCGCGTTCAAGATGGCGACGCCACCGGTGCCAAACCCTTGGCTGTCAACGTCTTTGGCGTCGAGCTGTCCAACCCAATCGGCATCTCCGCTGGTCTCGACAAGGACGCTGAAATTCCCGACCCTCTGTTTGCTCTCGGCGCCGGTGTTGTCGAGGTAGGCGGCATCACGCCCCTTCCGCAAGAAGGAAACCCCAAGCCAAGAGTTTTCAGAGTTGTGTCTACCGATGGGTTGATCAACAGATATGGTCTAAACTCCAAGGGTGCTGACGCCGTGGCTGCGCACCTGAGGGAAAGACTACGGACATTTGCCCGGAGCATTGGCTTCACGGAAAAGGAGATGCTTGACGGGGCGGCGGGAGTTCCGGTGGGCAGCTTGAAGGATGGGCGCTTGCTGTGCGTGCAGAttgccaagaacaagaagacagatgagaaggatgtggaggCTGTGAAGAAGGATTATGTCACTTGTGTCAACAGGCTGGCACCATACGCCGATGTGCTGGTTGTCAATGTCAGCAGTCCCAACACTCCTGGCCTGAGAGATTTGCAGGCTACCGGCCCATTGACTGCGCTGCTGAGCGCCGTCGTCGAGGAGGCGCAAAAGACCAAGAGAAAGATCAAGCCCAGAGTCATGGTCAAGGTCAGCccggatgaggatgacgatagccagatggagggtgtggtgCAGGCTGTGTGGATGAGCGGAGTGGACGGTGTTATTGTGGGCAACACAACCAAGAAGAGGACGGGGCTCGTGCCAAAGGGCGTGAGATTGACCAGCCAGGAGCAGAAGAACATCATGGAGGATGGTGGCTACTCGGGTCCAGCGCTGTTCAATCAGACGCTGAACTTGGTTGGAAGATACAGAAAGATGCTGGACAACTATTCGCTCAAGACCGAGGGCCTCGGGGATGCATTCAACAAGAACCAAAAGGTCATCTTCGCGACGGGTGGTATCACAAATGGCGACGAGGCTCTCAAGGTTCTCAATGCTGGAGCCAGCGTTGCCATGGTTTACACCGGGATGGTCTATGGTGGGTCCGGCACTATCACGCGGATAAAGAATGAGATGCGGGAGAAGTTGGCTatcgaggacaagaagcaGTAA
- a CDS encoding hypothetical protein (EggNog:ENOG50KOG0082; COG:V) translates to MKSIISRPTTTTTKTDDELISDNWGLPDEEDHLKMSATPTAKVFWQLAHSNSPTSGLANKRAKRRRARSTGCFGIPFDLLAFLSVFQLDPNQNNNTTKRIQSSSSPPHFESEKVGEVRESATWPLIHSAKSQAAREARMAAKRSAAIDRQLEQDREALCRTAQVMVTGCGPTRCEGKTLLFDQMRKCSSPGSSDQPTVDPATQVRTAAIKEMKRILYEIHAQGTHYHQQPNQQIPPPLSNLLQTAITLHDLPLDEPPQVNPETLAFINQTTTLWSDPLWTNLCYTTLGRSRPFITLLLSLLSRSFTPSYTPTPTDLSHIKHFSSSAPRSLHRESLTPFPSTSSLEFDLIDRDNTSCCSFLRRKIFNFLSANLSILMLVDLASYSQTLEEDNNVNYLSEALRSFEGLVNSKTFAQNARGAMMLLLWNSEGLESQLDERPLGGYFPDFRGRRGEERGWIRKEFEKVVKRGKYGRNVRIRVGEPGEEGTVRWVVGAVKTGLLDQGLCEMGLGREGREGWCRRV, encoded by the coding sequence ATGAAATCCATCATCTCTCGtcctacaacaacaaccacgaaGACCGACGACGAACTGATCTCTGACAATTGGGGACTcccggatgaggaggatcaTCTCAAAATGAGCGCTACACCAACAGCAAAGGTTTTCTGGCAACTCGCACATTCCAATTCACCAACTTCTGGTCTAGCCAACAAGAGAGCCAAGCGCAGGAGAGCTCGCTCTACGGGTTGCTTCGGCATACCATTTGATCTGCTCGCCTTCCTGTCCGTCTTTCAACTGgacccaaaccaaaacaacaacaccaccaaaaggattcagtcatcatcatcaccaccacattTTGAGTCTGAGAAGGTCGGGGAGGTAAGGGAATCGGCGACATGGCCACTTATCCACTCGGCAAAATCACAGGCTGCCCGGGAGGCACGCATGGCAGCGAAGCGCTCAGCGGCCATCGACCGGCAACTTGAACAAGACCGGGAAGCCTTGTGTCGGACGGCTCAAGTCATGGTTACTGGTTGCGGCCCGACAAGATGCGAGGGAAAGACTTTGCTTTTTGACCAAATGAGAAAATGCAGCTCACCAGGATCCTCCGACCAACCAACAGTGGATCCAGCCACCCAAGTGAGAACCGCGGCCATAAAAGAGATGAAACGAATCCTCTATGAAATCCACGCCCAGGGAACACActaccatcaacaacccaaccaacaaatcccaccacccctatcaaacctcctccaaacagccatcaccctccacGATTTACCCCTCGACGAACCCCCCCAAGTCAACCCAGAGACCCTCGCCTTTAtcaaccaaaccaccaccttgtGGTCTGACCCCCTCTGGACAAACCTCTGCTACACCACTCTCGGCCGCTCCCGCCCattcatcaccctcctcctctccctatTATCCCGCTCTTTTACCCCATCATACACCCCCACACCAACAGACCTCTCCCACATCAAGCacttttcctcctctgccccccGATCCCTCCACCGCGaatccctcacccccttcccatccacctcctccctcgaatTCGACCTCATCGACCGCGACAATAcatcctgctgctcctttcTCCGCCGCAAAATCTTTAATttcctctccgccaacctctccatcctcatgCTAGTCGACTTGGCGTCTTACTCTCAAACCCTAGAGGAAGATAACAACGTCAATTACCTCAGCGAGGCGCTCCGGTCctttgaggggttggttaACAGCAAAACGTTTGCGCAAAACGCCCGCGGGGCGATGATGTTGCTTTTGTGGAATAGTGAGGGTTTGGAAAGTCAGTTGGATGAGAGGCCGTTGGGGGGATATTTTCCTGACTTtagggggagaaggggggaggagaggggttgGATTAGGAAGGAGTTTGAAAAGGTTGTTAAGAGGGGTAAGTATGGGAGGAATGTGAGGATTCGGGTTGGGGAgccgggggaggaagggacggtgaggtgggttgttggggcGGTGAAGACGGGGTTGTTGGATCAGGGGTTGTGtgagatggggttggggagggaggggagggaggggtggtgtcGGAGGGTGTAG
- a CDS encoding hypothetical protein (EggNog:ENOG503NXGW; COG:B), whose translation MVACDGAECQREWFHLECVGLEHEPKGSGKLISSFNLHTGYLGKRRANHNKQRNGIVMNARSDGGYVDFYTVECT comes from the coding sequence ATGGTGGCCTGTGATGGGGCAGAGTGTCAAAGGGAGTGGTTTCACTTGGAATGCGTGGGTTTAGAACACGAGCCTAAGGGCTCCGGTAAGTTGATTTCAAGTTTTAATCTCCATACTGGCTATCTGGGTAAGAGAAGGGCTAACCATAACAAACAGCGAAATGGTATTGTGATGAATGCAAGGAGCGATGGCGGATATGTAGACTTTTATACCGTCGAATGTACCTAG